DNA from Malus sylvestris chromosome 11, drMalSylv7.2, whole genome shotgun sequence:
AAACCCAAAATTCTCACTTCATCTCCGAAGCTTCCCGTAAGAGAATTCTGGATATTGTGAATCATTATTTAATTCTTTATTGGCCCCAAAAACCAGGAAAAAGGACCTCACCACTCAGAAAGAGGGAATATTCTAAAAGAGGATTATTTGAATGGATTTGGATTCCATTCGGATCCAACTTGTGGAAATTCTAAAGATTTTCACTTTTTAGTCATTCATCATGCATTATGCcattagaaatttttatttttatttaaaattaaacacaaataatacatAACAAAAACTAGTCGTACGATGTAGATGGACAATTAGGATGTGGGGATCTCTACAAAGTGAATTCAAAGAGATCCTCTTCCTATTTGAATAACTCAACAACTTTCAttgtaattgaaagaaaattatTCAACATTTGTGCTGCATTAACACACTAACAAAATGGGGGGATAATGTCTATCTACTTAAGGATGAGTAGAGATTCTTGCTAAcaaattttagtgtttaaattACAGAGCTTTGTGCTTATGATCAAAACCGTTCATAGTATGAATCATTTTGTAAATATCATATctgccaaaaaaattaaaactaaagtcgTTCAGTCAATCTATTATACCAAATACATAGACAGTTCGTAATTCTTTTATTAATTCCATTCATCTATTTTTACACAATTCAATAACTCAACAACCATGATTTTAATTGTTTCTAGCATAAACGATATTTAtatagtgatttataatatgaaatgttctaattataataattttgagCAGAAATTCTTACTTATCATTTGAGTAATTAAGTATTGGTAGAAGTTTAATGATATGACCAAATTGATGTTTGATGGTAAAGTATTGATCAATTTTGAGATTAATGGAGGGAGTCAATTCCAAATacctttttaataaaaataaaaaacctttttgttgttaaaaaaattaaaataaaaaccttaATTTGACCATACTGAGCCtccaaaaaagaaatataaaaatacAAACCAATCCCACTTGCAGGGACCCACTAACGAGAGACAGTGAATATTCTAATGCGTGCAAACAAACACGTGGGTTGGAAGGCTGCCTGTTGATAATTAGACGACAGTGAATTGACCATGGCAGCGGAttttaatcataaaaaattggagCCGAGTCTTCCTACGAAATTTACAAGAAGACGGTCCACATTCCACAAAGCAAGCAcacaaattttaattgaaataaaaatttaggattCGGGATCCATGAGGGAATCATTCTATATGCTGTGTTTTGGATGAGGTGGACTTATAACTTCAAACCTACCATGATGATGTACTGTACCTTTCAAGTATTTAGGAGCCTAACTACCCTCATGGTCGAAAGAGCGTCCGGAAATCTCTTTGTGATGATTCTTTAATCATAGGAATCTTTCAATTACATTCATTTTATTGTATATTGTGTGGttatatattattgtaattttttttaaattgaatataaataacaTCTGACAAAAACAAGTCGTACGATCTATAATAAACGGACGTGATTGGAGAATCTttagaatcctcacaaagaggatccggagaggatcctcattcctcATCATCATgcttgtagtttttttttttaatttttattttatcaatttCTTGATGTCTAAGTTAgtcatttagtattacggtattcattttcatttgtaCATAAGTAGGAGCTCAAGGCTCAACTTCATAGATGACGCATTTGATATTAAATTGTTATAGTTAGCTTATTATATGGTTTTCCCAAATTATGCATCTACACTTGGTGTAACTATGTCGTtgaataacaaataaaaataaaaactaatttcaTGACAACTCGCTAAAACTCTAGAGAAAACCAAAATGATAGTGTGTTGTATTCGAGAGAAAACCAAAATCACAATGTGTTCACATGCACGAGTTGTTTTGCCTGCAACTCCCCAACTAAAGAAGTATTAGTAGTGCATGTAGTTCAGTATCTTAATGAATAGAATGTTAAATTTTTATCTATGCATTATGAATTCTAAACActctcttcttttattttttgtaatagTTCGAACTTCCATCTTTTTCTCTTAATAAcagttaattaaaataaataagtaGTAGTCTAAGTCGTCGTCCTTAAAGTTATAGTAAATGCACCAGAACATTCAAGGACGCACAGGGCCCAAAGTACTATGCAAAGCAAAAAGTGGTGGTAGTAGACTAGTAGCAGTCGTCGTCCTTAAAATTAAGGGACATGCCCCATAATATCCAAGGACAATCACCTTATCCATTGTCCATGTCTTGCTCACATGGGTGTGGGCGGTGACCATAAAAACATGGGGTCTTCATGCCAGTTTCACTACATGGCTGCATTATCCTTGTTTCTAAAGCTTGTACCTAAACACATATATATTGGTATCCAACGCTGAAGTTTAGTAAATTGAACATGTAACCAACAATAAGAGATTTTATACCtaattaattttgatgaattttttgaGCTTGTCGTAATGCGGAGCAATAACTTCTTTAGATAACACAGTTAGAACTTTCATAAAAAATGAAGAATTAAAGGAGCAAATAAGTTATGTAAGTCCTAACAAGTTATCTAGATGGCCATTGTTCTATATTTGACAAGTTCAAGAGTACTCATGATATTTTAGTTCAAGAAGACAAAAGttccaattttctttttttaatatgatctcacatttttttaatgttttgtttttggacaTAGCGATAAATGATTTGAACTTAACTACAAAAGAGAAAGCATAGTAatatttgaaagtgtttttggtgaaatgaaTTTTGAGTTCAAAAAGCACTTCAATTGTTTGTTGGAAGAAGCACTAGATGTATGATTCTTATAGGAAGCACTCCAAGTGTTTTTGAGGATCCACTtgaatttttactaaggattgatattaaaatattttcaccaaaaacgcttttaatcattttaaaagtagttCCAGATGAGCCCTAGTCTGTTTGAGTTATGCAAAGTATCATTCTATGTTATTGTTATTGAGAAGGGCATGTCATTTGCTGTTTGAAATATGTCATAAGGTTTCGGGCCAATTCACACGGCCCTCTAAGGGTCTGTTTGGTACTTTActtgaattcaactttttaaactcaaaaataattttcaagttttaagccttaaaaatttgtttggtaggattgttttaaaaaactgaactcaagattaactaaaaaatatagtctattatctaaaaacataaaaaataagtttttagagtttttaaacttaaactcactattttcttttctctccctcctcccctctcactccaaatctatgtCTTTCTCTTTTATTCTTctcctcttttttattttattttttttaatttttttatctttttcgtCTTTCCTTCAATCCGTTCTCTTCATTAtctcggttctttctctcactcatcttcctctctatctcgtccgatcctctcttctttctctttccttcaatcatctcgTATTTTCttccctcctctttctctctctcatgctACCCTTTatttttagatctctttgtctagtttaagtcgtaagatttaaaaattttaaatcgtaaaccaatcaagtttttaagttttaaagaaaattattttcaaaaaatattcttaaaaaatgttttgaaaaatgataaaaaatttcaaatagaatGCCAAACAGTTCTTATAGAatcggatttttttttaaaattttttttaacgtCTATTGAGAACCAGAATCCGAATCCGGTTCCAGCTTTGGGGACGCAACCAGGCTGCAACCACGCGGTTTcattttgctttttatttttgcgGCTGGCTTGTCGTCTTCGAGTTCTATCCCTTCCTGACCCAGAGATAATCGGCGCTTCCATGGACGAGGTAATCACTGCTGCTGATGCCTCATCAAATGGATCTACATCATCACAGCCGTCCATTCTTCCCTCCAATCTCCCCCTCCTCTCTGCCTTCCTCTCCTGCGCTCTCGCTCAGTTCCTCAAGCTCTTCACCACCTGGTATTATCCTCTCTCTCTAGGCATTTGAACATGTAGGTTTATGCTATGATTTGTAATTTTCCATTTTCAGGTAATTTGCTTGATGGGTAATGATGGGttcattttaattttgtgaaattatGTGACAATTTAAGTTAATTGGATGATTAGGTTAATTTACACGCACTGTTTTGTTAAAAAGTGGATGGATTTCTGTTTCGGTTTTGTTAATTCTATCtgtcttttgtttttccattttgggtATGCTTAGTGAAGTATTGTTTGCTCAGGTTTTCAAATATTTGCTCGTAGACGTGCAGGTACAAAGAGAAACGATGGGACTCCAGAAGAATGCTAGGGTCAGGGGGAATGCCCTCATCGCATTCGGCGACTGTGACGGCATTGGCAGTTGCTATTGGTTTCCAGGAAGGAACCGGATCCGCATTTGCCATTGCCGTGGTTTTGGCATGCGTTGTATGTAACTCTTAACCAGGTTTTGTTCATTCTTTTTGCGTAGGCACGCATGCTCGCGTATATTTCTTTTGGATTGTCATGTGAAATGCTCGACATAATGCCAAATcacattttgtttgtttgttttttgagcTCGTTGCATTCTCTTTAGATTTAATACCCTGAGTTCTTCTTATTAATGTCAAATTTGAAACTTCAATTGCACTTGTTTTTCTTCACACATTCATCACTCCTACTTCTGCAAGATGATTGTCTCTTTTTAGTTTGTGCGTCATCAGCTTTCCATTTGTGATTGGATTGTCGTCACTTATATAGTATATAGAATCATTTATATTGGTTCTGTACAACTTAATCGACTATGCTTGGACCAACAATCTTCTTTGATTGAatagaacaaaacaaaagatgAGTACCAGAATATTGATCTTGTGAACTGTCAAGTGAATAATATAGATTTAAGATCTATTTACTGGTGCTATTAACTTGTTGTTTCTTATGGTTTTACTCTGTCTATTTTAACATCCAAACGCACTCCATTGTCTTTTTTGTTTCCTGGGAAGATGCAAGTCTTTTACTTCATATGTTTGACCAGTTATAGGTGTAGACTAGAAGCCCTTGGTACAAAAGTTACTCGATGCGGTAATTGACCTTAAACAAAGATGAAACATGAGAACCACAATCAAAACTTATTATAATTTAAAGAGATGATACGACTATTCTCAGTTCTCAACATTTTTTTGTCACTTTACATGCCATGCACAATTTCTCATGGAGTTATGTTTCATGTATATAAAATTACTGTTTCTTGCAGGTCATGTATGATGCAACTGGTGTAAGACTTCATGCTGGTCGTCAAGCTGAAGTAAGAATATTTTGTAGCCGGCATGCTTTGTGAATAATAAAGAATGGGAGTAGTTTGGTGAAGTTTGTTAAGTAAGCTTGGGGTAATGGGATGCAGACTGATTGAATATATGCCCATTTGAGCAAATTTGCGTTCGAgtttcttctattttcttttctgtGGATGCTATGCGATAATTGTTCCATTTACATCTTAAAAATTCATTTCTATTCTGGAGACAGTTATATTTATGCATTGTATGCATCGTTTCCTTTGAAGTTAGTGGTCATTGTAATGTTTCTGTTGGCAATAGCAACACCTTTGTTATATTACTATGTTATTGGGCACCAATATGCAATGCCTAGCTGTTAGCCCGTACATACCTCCTGAATCCGAGGATAAAAATCATAGCACATTATATTATACATTCTTGTTAGTCATGCATTTTACACGTGTCATTTTCCTGTTCCTATAAAGCACTGTATAGTTGGAGCCTAAGACGTTATGGTTGGCAAGTGTGGCAGGAATCCAAGGGTCAAACGTTGGCATATCATGATAGCCTCATATTAGAGGcactgcttttgtttttgtttgtcatTCACTCACTCTCATGATCTGAACACATCAAATTAGAAAGGAAGGATGACTAATATTGGAGTGCCTAGCATAGGTGCAGATGAATAAACACGAATTAGGATTCTCAATATTTATTTAAGTTGCAGTATGTTGATGCGTAAGTAGCAATACAGCCAATCCCATCTTGCTCATTTAAAATTGCTTTCTCCGGGATAAGGCAGGGGTATGTAGAGTAATatgttatatgcaagttatgtTGAAAATGCGTTTGTGTTTTGTcctgaagtttttgaagctatatgcaagttattttaTTTATCCTTGGAGCATATATTGCATAGACTCACATGTTCACAGCCATACTGttatattaaacaaaaaaagtCATACAACAGTGGATCCATGGTGTATTCATTCTTTACTGATTATGTTTTGTCACGTTTCGTGTTAACGTCACCTAAAATTCTGGATAAACCCTGGGGATTGTGGACTTGTGTCCAACCTTTATATTTGAAGTTATGAACCTTCatttttgattaaaaaatgTTAGTTGATAGTGGTGGTTGTTTACTGTGTActtgtttcataagttgtgcaAGTGTTACTGTATATTTGGTTTGTTTCAATGCTTGTGTTTTactgtatttttcttttctaattcaaTACGTTATGTTGCTTATTGCAGTTATTAAATCAAATAGTGTGTGAGCTACCTCCAGAACACCCTGTTTCTAGTGTTAGACCGCTGCGGGATTCTCTTGGTCATACTCCATTGCAGGTCTGCTGCATTTGCGTCTTCATGTTCATTCGGCATCAATCATTGTTTATTCATGCACTTGATTGTCAATGATGAAGAGTTAATACGAATGATCATAACCTGTATCTCTGTTTTGTTCGATTCATATTGCCGCAGGTTCTTGCAGGTGCAGTGTTGGGATGTATTGTAGCTTATCTCATGAGAAGTTCCAGCTAGTAGATGGTTAGTGAAACACGGCCCTTGGCGGTGATTTGCATTGTCGAAAAATTCTCAACATTCTTCCCCCGGCCGATAGTGAAAGGATTTAGCAAAAAGAATGCTAAGTTTGTACTCAGAATTCATCTGTAAAATCTTTAGAAATCGTGTTTAATTTCTCTGAACAATTGGCTGTATGTTAATATCTGATAGTTGATCCCGAGTATATAAAGATGATTTCCAGCTCGGATACTACCAGTGCCATACATTTTTACTCGTCAGCGTTTCATCCGATAGGCTCAAATCACGCGATTGTTCATGTTTCTTCCCTTACAAATTCCACTCA
Protein-coding regions in this window:
- the LOC126590091 gene encoding uncharacterized protein LOC126590091; translated protein: MDEVITAADASSNGSTSSQPSILPSNLPLLSAFLSCALAQFLKLFTTWYKEKRWDSRRMLGSGGMPSSHSATVTALAVAIGFQEGTGSAFAIAVVLACVVMYDATGVRLHAGRQAELLNQIVCELPPEHPVSSVRPLRDSLGHTPLQVLAGAVLGCIVAYLMRSSS